From one Diachasmimorpha longicaudata isolate KC_UGA_2023 chromosome 8, iyDiaLong2, whole genome shotgun sequence genomic stretch:
- the LOC135165062 gene encoding ribonucleoside-diphosphate reductase large subunit-like: MVGKIGKGKMFVLKRDGRKEEVHYDKITSRIQKLCYNLDMDYVDPPAITLKVVSGLYAGVTTVELDNLAAETAATLTTVHPDYALLAARIAVSNLHKETKKSFSEVMNDLHNAINPVTKDPTPIISKRHNDIIQKHAERLDSAIIYNRDYNYNYFGFKTLERSYLLKINGKVVERPAHMLMRVAVGIHEEDIESVIETYNYLSERYFTHASPTLFSACTGRQQMSSCFLLTLTEDSIEGIYDTLKRCALISKSAGGIGVNVHCIRAKGTRIAGTNGISNGLVPMLRVYNNTARYVDQGGNKRPGAFAIYLEPWHADIFEVLDLKKNTGKEEYRARELFYALWIPDLFMKRVKEDGVWSLMCPHECPGLSDHWGEEFEKLYEKYEEEARYKRQVPARELWTAILMSQVETGTPYMLYKDSCNRKSNQKNLGTIKCSNLCTEIVEYSSPDEVAVCNLASVAVNMFVDPVKRTYDFNKLKTVVKIVTRNLDRVIDVNYYPVEEGRVSNMRHRPMGIGVQGLADAFLLMRYPFDSAEAQKLNIQIFETMYYGALEASCELAQEKGTYETYKGSPVSQGILQYDMWNVTPTDLWDWAKLKEKISQHGVRNSLLLAPMPTASTAQILGNNEAIEPYTSNIYSRRVLSGEFQVVNPHLLKDLTERDLWDDDMKNQIIANNGSVQNIEKIPADIKILYRTVWEIPQKMILKMAADRGAFIDQSQSTNVHMASPTPEKLTSMHFFGWETGLKTGMYYLRTKPAANAIQFTVDKTKLKESQGLTSGDSAINRSFSGSMNTQVVEEDPVLVCSRENGDACMACSG, translated from the exons ATGGTTGGAAAGATCGGGAAAGGCAAGATGTTCGTCTTGAAACGAG ATGGACGTAAAGAGGAGGTCCACTACGACAAAATCACCTCCAGAATCCAGAAACTATGTTACAACCTGGACATGGACTACGTGGACCCCCCAGCAATCACTCTGAAAGTGGTGAGTGGTCTGTACGCAGGTGTAACGACAGTGGAGTTGGACAATCTGGCAGCAGAGACAGCAGCCACCTTGACAACAGTCCATCCAGACTACGCCCTGCTGGCAGCAAGAATAGCAGTGTCAAATCTCCACAAGGAGACGAAGAAGAGCTTTAGCGAGGTGATGAATGACCTTCACAATGCCATCAATCCCGTAACAAAGGATCCCACACCAATCATTAGCAAACGTCACAACGACATCATCCAGAAACACGCAGAGAGGCTGGACTCAGCGATAATCTACAATCGAGACTACAACTACAACTACTTTGGCTTCAAAACACTGGAGAGAAGTTATCTGCTGAAAATCAATGGTAAAGTTGTTGAGAGACCAGCCCACATGCTGATGAGAGTGGCTGTTGGAATACACGAGGAGGACATTGAAAGTGTCATCGAGACATATAATTATCTGTCAGAGAGATACTTCACTCATGCCTCACCAACACTGTTCTCAGCCTGCACTGGTAGACAGCAGATGTCCAGCTGTTTTCTCCTGACACTTACTGAGGACAGCATCGAGGGCATCTACGACACACTCAAGAGGTGTGCACTGATTAGCAAATCAGCGGGGGGTATTGGAGTCAATGTTCACTGTATCAGGGCCAAGGGGACAAGAATAGCTGGCACTAATGGCATATCAAATGGACTTGTTCCCATGCTGCGTGTTTATAATAATACAGCACGGTATGTTGATCAGGGTGGGAATAAACGTCCTGGAGCTTTTGCTATCTACCTCGAGCCCTGGCATGCTGACATATTTGAGGTTCTAGACTTGAAGAAGAATACAGGAAAGGAGGAGTACCGGGCTCGTGAGCTGTTCTATGCCTTGTGGATACCAGATTTGTTCATGAAACGTGTGAAAGAAGATGGTGTCTGGAGTCTAATGTGTCCCCATGAGTGCCCAGGCCTTAGCGACCATTGGGGCGAGGAATTCGAAAAGCTGTACGAGAAATACGAGGAGGAGGCACGGTACAAGCGTCAAGTCCCAGCTCGTGAGCTGTGGACAGCAATTCTGATGTCCCAAGTTGAAACTGGAACCCCCTACATGCTGTACAAGGACTCTTGCAACAGGAAATCCAATCAGAAGAACCTTGGAACAATAAAATGCAGCAATCTGTGCACTGAGATAGTTGAGTACTCAAGCCCCGACGAAGTAGCTGTCTGCAATTTGGCATCAGTAGCAGTCAACATGTTTGTGGATCCCGTGAAGAGGACATATGACTTCAACAAACTCAAGACAGTCGTTAAAATTGTCACCAGAAACCTCGACAGAGTCATCGACGTCAACTACTATCCAGTTGAGGAGGGAAGAGTCTCCAATATGAGACACCGTCCCATGGGAATTGGTGTTCAGGGTCTAGCAGATGCTTTCCTACTGATGCGTTATCCATTCGATAGTGCGGAGGCTCAAAAACTCAACATTCAAATCTTCGAGACCATGTACTACGGTGCCCTGGAGGCCTCCTGTGAGCTAGCCCAGGAGAAGGGCACTTACGAGACGTACAAAGGCTCACCAGTCAGCCAGGGCATTCTCCAGTACGACATGTGGAATGTCACACCGACAGATCTCTGGGATTGGGCTAAACTCAAGGAGAAAATATCTCAGCACGGAGTGAGAAACTCGCTGCTACTAGCACCAATGCCAACAGCATCAACAGCTCAGATTCTGGGCAACAACGAGGCCATCGAGCCCTACACCAGCAACATCTACTCTAGGCGTGTGCTGTCTGGTGAATTTCAGGTTGTCAATCCCCATCTGCTGAAGGATCTCACTGAACGCGATCTCTGGGACGATGACATGAAGAATCAGATAATAGCGAATAACGGGTCAGTCCAGAATATCGAGAAGATACCAGCAGATATCAAGATACTGTACAGAACAGTCTGGGAGATTCCCCAGAAAATGATTCTCAAAATGGCTGCTGATAGGGGAGCTTTTATCGACCAGTCACAGTCGACGAATGTTCACATGGCCAGTCCAACACCAGAGAAGCTTACGTCCATGCACTTCTTCGGGTGGGAGACTGGATTGAAGACTGGAATGTACTATCTCAGGACGAAACCAGCTGCCAATGCCATTCAATTCACTGTCGACAAGACAAAGCTCAAGGAATCTCAGGGCCTGACTTCAGGAGACAGTGCCATCAACCGATCGTTCAGTGGATCCATGAATACACAAGTCGTGGAGGAGGATCCTGTCCTCGTCTGCTCCAGGGAGAACGGTGATGCCTGCATGGCTTGTAGTGGATAG
- the LOC135165071 gene encoding reticulon-1-A isoform X3 produces MDSDASCPISKRDNDGDVCKGKSNATGCFWNILDPHAWFNPERLNPKVAALIYWRQPEKTGVVFGAILGVLLSLAYFSLISVFSYVALLTLTGTLGFRIYKTIMQAVQKTSDGHPFKDILEVDLTLPAEKVHEVADVFVAHANAAVSELRRLFLIEDFIDSLKFGVGLWCLTYVGSWLNGMTLIIIGVVALFTLPKVYETNKAQIDQNLALVQGKINELTAKVKAAIPLGKKAEPTKEE; encoded by the exons ATGGATTCAGACGCATCGTGTCCAATTTCGAAGAGGGATAATGATGGAGATGTTTGTAAGGGCAAGAGCAACGCCACCGGATGCTTTTGGAATATTCTAGATCCTc ACGCATGGTTTAACCCAGAAAGACTGAACCCAAAAG TTGCAGCATTAATATACTGGCGTCAGCCGGAAAAAACAGGAGTTGTATTCGGCGCGATACTGGGTGTCCTTCTGTCGCTGGCCTACTTCAGTCTGATCAGCGTATTCTCTTATGTTGCCCTGTTGACCCTCACAGGAACCCTGGGTTTCCGCATCTACAAGACCATAATGCAGGCCGTCCAGAAAACATCGGACGGACATCCATTCAA AGACATTCTGGAGGTAGATCTTACCCTACCCGCTGAAAAGGTGCACGAAGTCGCTGATGTTTTCGTGGCACATGCCAATGCTGCAGTCTCTGAACTACGCAGACTTTTCCTCATCGAGGACTTCATTGACTCACTCAAATTCGGAGTTGGACTCTGGTGCTTGACTTATGTTGGATCCTGGTTGAATGGAATGACACTTATCATTATTG gaGTGGTAGCGCTCTTCACACTTCCCAAAGTCTATGAAACGAATAAAGCGCAGATCGACCAGAATCTTGCATTAGTTCAGGGCAAGATCAACGAACTCACTGCTAA GGTCAAAGCAGCAATTCCTCTTGGTAAGAAGGCAGAGCCTACCAAGGAGGAGTAA
- the LOC135165071 gene encoding reticulon-1-A isoform X4, translating into MDSDASCPISKRDNDGDVCKGKSNATGCFWNILDPLAALIYWRQPEKTGVVFGAILGVLLSLAYFSLISVFSYVALLTLTGTLGFRIYKTIMQAVQKTSDGHPFKDILEVDLTLPAEKVHEVADVFVAHANAAVSELRRLFLIEDFIDSLKFGVGLWCLTYVGSWLNGMTLIIIGVVALFTLPKVYETNKAQIDQNLALVQGKINELTAKVKAAIPLGKKAEPTKEE; encoded by the exons ATGGATTCAGACGCATCGTGTCCAATTTCGAAGAGGGATAATGATGGAGATGTTTGTAAGGGCAAGAGCAACGCCACCGGATGCTTTTGGAATATTCTAGATCCTc TTGCAGCATTAATATACTGGCGTCAGCCGGAAAAAACAGGAGTTGTATTCGGCGCGATACTGGGTGTCCTTCTGTCGCTGGCCTACTTCAGTCTGATCAGCGTATTCTCTTATGTTGCCCTGTTGACCCTCACAGGAACCCTGGGTTTCCGCATCTACAAGACCATAATGCAGGCCGTCCAGAAAACATCGGACGGACATCCATTCAA AGACATTCTGGAGGTAGATCTTACCCTACCCGCTGAAAAGGTGCACGAAGTCGCTGATGTTTTCGTGGCACATGCCAATGCTGCAGTCTCTGAACTACGCAGACTTTTCCTCATCGAGGACTTCATTGACTCACTCAAATTCGGAGTTGGACTCTGGTGCTTGACTTATGTTGGATCCTGGTTGAATGGAATGACACTTATCATTATTG gaGTGGTAGCGCTCTTCACACTTCCCAAAGTCTATGAAACGAATAAAGCGCAGATCGACCAGAATCTTGCATTAGTTCAGGGCAAGATCAACGAACTCACTGCTAA GGTCAAAGCAGCAATTCCTCTTGGTAAGAAGGCAGAGCCTACCAAGGAGGAGTAA
- the LOC135165071 gene encoding reticulon-1-A isoform X6: MNVLEILELIRGTKWTKEEFAALIYWRQPEKTGVVFGAILGVLLSLAYFSLISVFSYVALLTLTGTLGFRIYKTIMQAVQKTSDGHPFKDILEVDLTLPAEKVHEVADVFVAHANAAVSELRRLFLIEDFIDSLKFGVGLWCLTYVGSWLNGMTLIIIGVVALFTLPKVYETNKAQIDQNLALVQGKINELTAKVKAAIPLGKKAEPTKEE, encoded by the exons ATGAATGTGCTGGAGATATTGGAGCTGATAAGGGGGACCAAGTGGACGAAGGAGGAGT TTGCAGCATTAATATACTGGCGTCAGCCGGAAAAAACAGGAGTTGTATTCGGCGCGATACTGGGTGTCCTTCTGTCGCTGGCCTACTTCAGTCTGATCAGCGTATTCTCTTATGTTGCCCTGTTGACCCTCACAGGAACCCTGGGTTTCCGCATCTACAAGACCATAATGCAGGCCGTCCAGAAAACATCGGACGGACATCCATTCAA AGACATTCTGGAGGTAGATCTTACCCTACCCGCTGAAAAGGTGCACGAAGTCGCTGATGTTTTCGTGGCACATGCCAATGCTGCAGTCTCTGAACTACGCAGACTTTTCCTCATCGAGGACTTCATTGACTCACTCAAATTCGGAGTTGGACTCTGGTGCTTGACTTATGTTGGATCCTGGTTGAATGGAATGACACTTATCATTATTG gaGTGGTAGCGCTCTTCACACTTCCCAAAGTCTATGAAACGAATAAAGCGCAGATCGACCAGAATCTTGCATTAGTTCAGGGCAAGATCAACGAACTCACTGCTAA GGTCAAAGCAGCAATTCCTCTTGGTAAGAAGGCAGAGCCTACCAAGGAGGAGTAA
- the LOC135165071 gene encoding reticulon-1-A isoform X5: MVRKDKPRRSFDEELPERGPVAALIYWRQPEKTGVVFGAILGVLLSLAYFSLISVFSYVALLTLTGTLGFRIYKTIMQAVQKTSDGHPFKDILEVDLTLPAEKVHEVADVFVAHANAAVSELRRLFLIEDFIDSLKFGVGLWCLTYVGSWLNGMTLIIIGVVALFTLPKVYETNKAQIDQNLALVQGKINELTAKVKAAIPLGKKAEPTKEE; this comes from the exons aTGGTGCGAAAGGATAAACCCAGACGGAGCTTCGACGAGGAGCTTCCTGAGAGGGGTCCTG TTGCAGCATTAATATACTGGCGTCAGCCGGAAAAAACAGGAGTTGTATTCGGCGCGATACTGGGTGTCCTTCTGTCGCTGGCCTACTTCAGTCTGATCAGCGTATTCTCTTATGTTGCCCTGTTGACCCTCACAGGAACCCTGGGTTTCCGCATCTACAAGACCATAATGCAGGCCGTCCAGAAAACATCGGACGGACATCCATTCAA AGACATTCTGGAGGTAGATCTTACCCTACCCGCTGAAAAGGTGCACGAAGTCGCTGATGTTTTCGTGGCACATGCCAATGCTGCAGTCTCTGAACTACGCAGACTTTTCCTCATCGAGGACTTCATTGACTCACTCAAATTCGGAGTTGGACTCTGGTGCTTGACTTATGTTGGATCCTGGTTGAATGGAATGACACTTATCATTATTG gaGTGGTAGCGCTCTTCACACTTCCCAAAGTCTATGAAACGAATAAAGCGCAGATCGACCAGAATCTTGCATTAGTTCAGGGCAAGATCAACGAACTCACTGCTAA GGTCAAAGCAGCAATTCCTCTTGGTAAGAAGGCAGAGCCTACCAAGGAGGAGTAA
- the LOC135165088 gene encoding uncharacterized protein LOC135165088, with the protein MTSESTGKQRISMMTDKQTSLTVTKRKPNGERGSKLLFPSGAFVLRLSVTHQHSFETQLHDSVHRKRQTQLLNQTITFKLNYGAVNRYLQRKRIIFFIGVNEITPALLHFPIRKN; encoded by the exons ATGACGTCAGAGTCCACAG GCAAACAGCGAATATCAATGATGACTGATAAGCAAACATCACTGACTGTGACCAAAAGGAAACCTAACGGGGAAAGAGGGTCGAAACTTCTGTTTCCTTCTGGAGCATTCGTACTGCGGCTTTCCGTGACTCATCAACACTCTTTCGAGACGCAGTTGCACGATTCAGTGCATAGGAAACGTCAGACACAACTACTAAATCAAACTATTacattcaaattaaattatggAGCGGTAAACAGATACCTTCAACGGaagaggataattttttttatcggtgtGAATGAGATTACCCCAGCACTTCTCCATTTCCCAATCCGTAAAAactaa